The Bubalus kerabau isolate K-KA32 ecotype Philippines breed swamp buffalo chromosome 21, PCC_UOA_SB_1v2, whole genome shotgun sequence DNA segment CTAGGATTCAGTATTTTATCCAGTGTTAGAATTGCTGAATATTTCATTGTCTAAGAATATTAATATGCCTTTAACTGATATTTGAACCATTTGGCTATTGATGTAGGGAGCCTACTAATATCATCCATTGATTATTAATGAGATTTGGTAGATTGAGATAAAAGATTCCATTTTTACTTCAGAGTTTTAAGAATTCTGATGGCAGTAAAGAGGTTTATATAGTTTTTTGACTAGTTCTTGTGTTTCTTTTGGAGGTAAGCCTGGCATCTTTTATCAAAATCAAGCTCTTATGATCCCATAATTATTTTCATCTTATTAAGTGTATAAAAAGCCAAACACTTAGCTTTGGAAAGAGAACTACAACaaattatgaattaatttttctcttaTCAGGAACAAGTGTTGGGTATTCTTGTATTaattagaatttaaaatgtttgctaTTGACCTGCCAAGATCATGCAGCTTTTCTATACTGTTAAACTTCTGTTTAATcaaatgagagaaaatgtttgCTATATAATATTGAATCAAATTCTGAAAATAACCTTCAAAAACCTGTCTTAGTTTCTGAAATACCAGAGACATACTCCTTCTTCTTTAATGCTGAAGAAGAGTCAAGTTAATTAACTCTTAGtcaaatttgaaatatttcccGAAAGTTATGAATTAATTACATAAATGAATGTGTTTATATTACACGTCATGCAGAAGTTACTAGATTATTAAGGGTAACAGTTTATGCTTTAGCAAAAATGGGGAAGAGCATTTATTATaacttatttctctcttttaggggaatttttagaaaaggtgagacagaaaaagaaacgTAATATCACGGTTTTGGACCTAGGATGTGGTAAAGGTGGAGATTTGCTCAagtggaaaaaaggaagaattgaCAAGCTAGTTTGTACTGGTAAGAGAGAGAATGACATGGGAAGGAATGTTTTGTGGTCAGCCAGGTAAATGGAAATAAGAAAGATATATTATGGGCATAACACTGAAATACCATACCACAAGATGTCTGGGAGCTGCTCATGAGACAGgtgttttttaaatgaggaaTGAGAATTCACTGATGGTGTTAAGACCACAGATGATtgaagtcatgtcagactccatGTTTGAAGCACAAACTTGGAAAGGCTTTCACTGGTCACAGATAGGGCagcttcataaattaaaaaaaaaacagtaattatAGTGGGTTGAAACACATGAAATAAGGGGAAAATCTCATTGTTCAGACTTGGAGGGAGCAAGGGAACTTACTCATTATTCTGTAATGTATAAACAAAGGTAGAACGTATTTATCTTTTCTAACCCTATATGAACCATATTTCAGCATAACCAAATGGTATTGAAAAATCACAATGAATACATTTTTCCACCCTTAATGAAATAATGGCTCTAGTTGCAGTCATTAAAAGATGCTGAAGCTATTAGGAGAAAAGTTGAAAGGAACTTAACTGGATTAATCAAGCACCTGAACCTCCCAGTCATTCTTAACCCAGAAGAGGGGCAGGCAGACAACATGTTCCTTCCTGTCTGAGGAGTCATGGAAGCGCACAGCGCTGCCTGTGGAGTCAGGTTGCCTAAATCGGCACTTCTCACAGTTTCTGGTTtatgacctcagttcagttcagttcagtcgctcagtcgtgtccgactctatgcagatgacagcacccttatggcagaaagtgaagaggaactaaaaagcctcttgatgaaagtaaaagaggagagtgaaaaagttggcttaaagctcaacattcagaaaacgaagatcatggcatctggtcccatcacttcatggcaaatagatggggaaactgtggaaacagtgtcagactttatttttgggggctccaaaatcactgcagatggtaagtgcagccatgaaattaagagacgcttactccttggaaggaaagttatgaccaacctagatagcatattcaaaagcagagacattactttgccaacaaaggtccatttagtcaaggctatggtttttccagtggtcatgtatggatgtgagaactggactgtgaagaaagctgagcgccgaagaatggatgcttttgaactgtggtgttagagaagactcttaggaagagtcccttggacttcaaggagatgcaatcagtccattctaaaggagatcagtcctggatgttctttggaaggactgatgctaaagctgaaactccaatctttggccacctgatgcaaagagttgactcattggaaaagactctgatgctgggagggactgggggcaggagaaggggacgacagaggatgagaggctggatggcatcaccgactcgatggacatgagtttgggtgaactccaggagttggtgtgctgcaattcatggggtcagtacactcttaaaaatgattaaggacCCCAGGAAGCTTTTGTGTATGTAGTTACATCTATTGATTATGGAAATTAAAACcgacaattttaaaaatagctttaattTATTACAAGTAAAATTTAGTGAGAAGACtagcattttaaaagtatttttgcaGATTCTTAAGTCTGTAATAATAAAAGACAGATGAATTTGCTCCCCTGTTTCTGCATCAGTATGTTGTGATGTGTTATTTGATGAGCAGTGAAATGGAATTATTTGATGTGAAACTCCATTAAATCTATCTTGCACTTTGCCCTGTGAGATTTTGTTCACTAAAATTATGCAAATCTTTTAAACGTTGGCATCAAGAAATCACATTGGTTTAATATCACCATAATCAGAAAAGTCTTTAGTATTGGGACAATGCCCAGCCCATCGtgatagaaacatttttttcagagTTGTAGTTTTCACTTGAAAGCTCAGGTTTAtcattggtaacaaataccaTCTGTAGTTTTCAcctttttcattttgaagaaaaGGTCTGCCAGATTACCAGCTCTGAATAACCAGTTTGTCTGTCTGTTGTTCTTCAAGTGAAAACAATTTTTGTATAAAAAATTGGCCAGTGCAGCTCACAGACAGTCACACCAGTCCTATTCTGATAGACTTCATTATCTAACAGAAATGTTTTGAAGATTTTATAAAGTTAATGTTTACTGCTCTATCAAGGACATTGCTAAATGAAATTggcttccctccttcccctttttttctttctgagctgGTTTATAGCAGTGAAAAATATATCAAGAATTACCAGTATCATTGGTGCTCCTACCTGATATTCATGACACAGTATCAACTGTTATTtctttgtgttagtcactcagtcatgtctgactctgcaactccatggattgtagcccatcaggcccttatgttcatggaattctccagacaagaatatgggagtgggtagctattctcttctccaggggatcttcctgacccagggattgaatctgggtctcctgcattgccgccagattctttaccactgagccaccaagcaagtccttagactacaaggagatcaaaccagtgaatcctaaaggaaatcaaccctgaatattcattggaaggactgatgctgaagctgaagctccaacactttggccacctgatgcaaagaactgactcattggaaaagaccctgatgctggaaaagattgagggcaagaggagaaaggggcgacagaagatgagatggttgggtggcatcatcaacttgatggacatgagtttgagtaaactccgggagttggtgatggacagggaagcctggtgtgctgcaatccatggggtcgcaaaaagtcagacacgactgagggactgaacaacagcatccaCTGGTGCCTCTGTACCTGCAGTGCAAGTCTCAACACTgggaaaaaacaaataacattttattaagaaaatacaaagagcTGAGTGTACAGAGTTAGGTTTTATAATTCAAATTGGAATCTAAACTTTCTGCTGTAAACTTtgaataagcatttaaaaatcatgATAGAATTTCTCTGTTGTCAGTACTTATTGAGAAAGTGTTTTAATTCATTCTGAAAAATATGGGTCATTTGCATTGGTACAGAAGACTTTCTTCTCCCTTGTTTTGAAGGAAATAGaacctttttgcttttctaaggCTAGATTCCTTGCTAGAGTTTAACAGTTGAGATGAAATCTAGATTGTGccatttttgtgtttctgatGTAATGTGGGCCTCTGCTGACATCACTGATGCCCCTTCCCCTTCCAGATATCGCTGATGTTTCTGTCAGACAGTGTCAGCAGCGGTATGAGGACATGAAAAACCGTTGTCGTGATAATGAGTATATTTTCAGTGCAGAGTTTATAACTGCTGATTGTTCAAAGGTATGTGTTTTTTTAGAAgtatgtctttatatttttagtttgaataagtgatttgttttaaaaatcagctcattttttaaaaatgtgctttgaaacattaaaaatctTAGGACAtggcatttttaatttcagctagAAATTCCATTAATGATACATTTCCTTAAATGACCCACCAAATACTTCTGGTAATTTTTAGCTTTTAATACTTTTACTTTGGAAATCGTTTGTTGCTTTTCTGTTTGGAcacttttttctattattttggaaTAGATCTGCACTTAGGTTTTGTTTACCTTGTAATTTCTTTGACCGGCTTCCCAACATGTCACAGTCTGGTGACACCTGTTTCCGAATCTCTTTGACAGCTGAAGTTCAAGACTACAGAGGCACTTGAAGTGCTGGAAATCTCCCCCTTAAACTTTATCTCTCTTTCCTGACTTGTTAGCTCGTTAAATTATTATAGATACGTTTAACTACACGTTTTGTTTGCAGTTGTAAAGGTGGAAAGGAGTGGTAGTATACTGCTAGAAAGTtagaaacctttaaaaaacattttgcatttttcaaCATTTCCCAGGGAGTTCTCTGGCGGTCTGGTGATTAGtatttggcactttcactgctgtagcccaggttcagttcctgattgGGGAATTAAGAGCCTGTTAGCTGCATAGCacagcctaaaaaataaaaaatgtctcaAAGGCCGGCTTTGTGTTTTTCATAAACCCAAGTATATAGGTCaacatcattttacttttttttccagtaaagCCAATTAAAGAATCAGTTCCTTTAAATGTCATATGTTTGTTTGATGAATTTTTAGTATGATTCCAGAATCTCTAGTTTTTAATATTAGTATGAAAGTGGGAATCAAATTATATTGAACCAGAAAGAgagaacatttttattatgatCCTTAAGATGCATAATGATAGAGGATAGGTTGGTTGGGGGGCATGTCAACTTTTATTTTAAGGATCCTAACATTAGAAATTCACTAATTATGTTGCAGCCAATTTCAAAATCTTGACCCATTATAATTTGTTTCAGGAACTCCTGACTGATAAGTTTTGTGACCGAGAAATGTGCTTTGACATCTGCAGTTGTCAGTTTGTCTGCCATTACTCATTCGAGTCCTATGAGCAAGCTGACATCATGCTCAGAAATGCGTGTGAGAGACTGAGCCCTGGAGGCTATTTTATTGGTACCACTCCCAATAGCTTTGAATTGATGTAAGTACTTTCATATATTGTggtttataaaatattcaaaattaagcTTATCTTAGAGCAGCAGATATTTATCAGAAATAGTTTATAGAAGGGCTGAGTGCTTTGATAATGTATTTGTGTAGATAATCTGGCTTTAAGTTAAAAAGTCAGACTTACAGATGAGCCTTTAAAACATCTTTGTGTGTTAGTTGGGGACTGATGTTGCATTGAGCCAAAAAGCCAGAGGTGGTATTGCTAGATAAACTCCAGATCAGATGAGACTTAACCAGCTGTCATGATAATGAAGCCTATTTCTAGCATAATTTTGTTAGTGAGATTGTTAATGATTTTAGCATATTGCTTCTTAAAAGTAGCTCAGACCCACTTCACAGCTATCAATTGCATCATGtgtgtcccccccccccccatatttAATCTGATCAAAATAAATTTGACCTAATAATAGAtttgatttttttgggggggggcgtgTAACTTACAGAAGACGCCTTGAAGCTTCAGAAACAGAATCATTTGGAAATGAAATATATACTGTGAAATTTCAGAAGAAAGGAGATTATCCTTTATTTGGCTGCAAATATGACTTCAACTTGGAAGGTGTTGTGGATGTCCCTGAATTCTTGGTCTACTTTCCATTGTTAAATGAGTAAGAATGTCATTAATCTGTTACTGTTctcttttgggggcttcccaggtgggtctagtggtaaagaactcacctgccagtgcaggagacattaaagatgagggtttgatcgctgggtcaggaagataccctggaggagggcatggtaacccactccagtgttcttgcttggagaatcccatggacagaggagcctggcagactacagtccatagagtcacaaagagtcagacacgactgaagagacttagcaca contains these protein-coding regions:
- the RNMT gene encoding mRNA cap guanine-N7 methyltransferase isoform X4 — its product is MKSVLIGEFLEKVRQKKKRNITVLDLGCGKGGDLLKWKKGRIDKLVCTDIADVSVRQCQQRYEDMKNRCRDNEYIFSAEFITADCSKELLTDKFCDREMCFDICSCQFVCHYSFESYEQADIMLRNACERLSPGGYFIGTTPNSFELIRRLEASETESFGNEIYTVKFQKKGDYPLFGCKYDFNLEGVVDVPEFLVYFPLLNEMAKKYNMKLVYKKTFLEFYEEKIKNNENKMLLKRMQALEPYPANENSRLASEKVGDYEHAAKYMKNGQVKLPLGTLSKSEWEATSIYLVFAFEKQQ